TTTCTCTCGTTTACAAATTCATAACTCATTCGTATTCATACGTAGCTCTTCCTTACTCACTCGTAAATGCAATACACCAGCAAGCTAGCCTCACTCACTAGCAACCCATTTTCACTCATTCATGGGTTATGAATGAGTGAAAACCTCTACTCTCTCAAAATCCATTATCACTCATTCGCTACACATCATCACTCACTTGATCTCTCGCTTAACACTCATATACACACTCGGGTTACGAGTCTTtcacttgatttgtgccattttcaagtttaaagtgagacgagttacaaaatgagaccAAGTAATGAtttaatgaaggatgatagatgataccccttcccacccttcgaatctcagtaaagttgtggtgctttactgacaCCTCATATGGACCACATGAGAGAAcccgaagaatcacgatgcattattttgtttcatttgcccacactcatgcacgttcacgaagacttaatggttaataatccaccattattacacattaacaggaaataaaacaaaaccgctaacatgacgcttcacattcccgccaagaagtccgcATCTTTCTTTTGCAACCAGTCCTCATTCACTCATCGTATACCCGTAACCCCTTATCACTTACTCGCACAACTACATTCCCTCGCTTCCCTCCCGCTACTCACTCGTTGACTTTCTTTCGCAACCAGTATTCATTCACTCATCGTATACCCGTAACCCCTTATCACTCATTCGCATCACAAGTACATTCCCTCGCTTCCCTCCCGCTACTCACTCGTTGACTTTCTTTCGCAACCAGTATTCATTCACTCATCGTATACCCGTAACCCCTTATCACTCATTCGCATCACAAGTACATTCCCTCGCTTCCCTCCCGCTACTCACTCGTTGACTTTCTTTCGCAACCAGTATTCATTCACTCATCGTATACCCGTAACCCCTTATCACTCATTCGCATCACAAGTACATTCCCTCGCTCCCCTCGCGCTACTCACTCGTTGACTTTCTTTCGCAACCAGTATTCATTCACTCATCGTATACCCGTAACCCCTTATCACTTACTCGCACAAGTACATTCCCTCGCTTCCCTCCCGCTACTCACTCGTTGACGTATCGGAAGATGCCGCGCACATCAACCTCCCTTGCCAGCGCGCCGGCCAGCGGCACCGTCTGCTCCGGGCTGCCCATGCCCACTAGTACCGCCACGCCGCCAGATTTTGTTGCCTGGAAACAACACACTCAAGTTTACCCTTtgtgggaatatagttcccaccatattttgaactttattccctGGTCTTGAGGCCCAATAACAAGGAAAAATTTGGAcatgattttttaaaaataattgttcatAAGTGTACACATATCTTAAACTAGAAGTCATGACCCTATTGGACTTGTCGTTCCGTAATAGTTTGAACTGTTTTTCAACTGTTTCTTGAAATCAAGAGCCCTCTGTGCTCGCCTATTGCCCGGTGAAGTTGAAAAAACAGCCCGCGGCCGCGTAGGTTACCGGCACATTCTTtccgaaaaaaaataaaatactatggTATTtctcattaataatgtttaattattGTAAGAAGGGGTTCTATCCAGCAGCATCGCAGCTGCATCTATCTGCTTCGCGAAGTCTATGCTGACTGCATCACATCTACAAAGAACACTTACCAGCATACACATACGGACTGTAGCGGAGACTCCACTGGCATCAAATGAGACGTCTGGATGCGCTCCCAGGAGTTCATGCACTTTTCTGACGACATCAGGCTCTTTGTCCTCGCGCGACACCAATAGCGTCGCGTCCGCGCCCATCTATTTGGCGAAGTCTAAGCTGACTGTAGCTTCTCTAATATGGATCACTTACCAGCATACACATGCGGACTGTAGCGGAGACTCCGCTAGCATCAAATGAGACGTCTGGATGCGCTCCCAGGAGTTCATGCACTTTTCTGACGACATCAGGCTCTTTGTCCTCGCGCGACACCAATAGCGTCGCGTCCGCGCCCATCTATTTGGCGAAGTCTAAGCTGACTGTAGCTTCTCTAATATGGATCACTTACCAGCATACACATGCGGACTGTAGCGGAGACTCCGCTAGCATCAAATGAGACGTCTGGATGCGCTCCCAGGAGTTCATGCACCTTCCTGACGACATCAGGCTCTTTGTCCTCGCGCGATACAAGCAGTGTGGCGTCCGCGCCCATCTGCTTAGCGAAGTCTAAGCTGACTGTAGCTTCTCTAATATGGATCACTTACCAACATACACATGCGGACCGTAGCGGAGACTCCGCTAGCGTCAAAGGAGACGTCAGGGTGGGCTCCCAGGAGTTCATGCACCTTCCTGACTACATCGGGCTCCTTGTCCTCGCGCGATACAAGCAGTGTGGCGTCCGCGCCCATCTATTTGGCGAAGTCTAAGATGACTGTAGCTTCTCTAATATGGATCACTCACCAGCATACACATGCGGACAGTAGCGGAGACTCCGCTAGCGTCAAATGAGACGTCAGGGTGGGCTCCCAGGAGTTCATGCACTTTTCTGACGACATCGGGCTCCTTGTCCTCACGCGACACCAGTAGCGTCGCTTCCGTGCCCATCTGCTTGGCGAAGTCTAAGCTGACTGTAGCATCTCTAATATGGATCACTCACCAGCATACACATGCGGACCGTAGCGGAGACTCAGCTAGCGTCAAAGGAGACATTAGGGTGTGCTCCCAGGAGTTCATGCACCTTCCTGACGACATCAGGCTCCTTGTCCTCACGCGACACCAGTAGCATCGCGTCCGCGCCCATCTATTTGGCGAAGTCTAAGCTGACTGTAGCTTCTCTAATATGGATCACTTACCAGCATACACATACGGACTGTAGCGGAGACTCCGCTAGCGTCGAATGAGACGTCCCAGGAGTTCATGCACTTTCCTGACGACATCGGGCTCTTTGTCCTCGCGCGACACCAATAGCGTCGCGTCCGCGCCCATCTATTTGGCGAAGTCTAAGCTGACTGTAGCTTCTCTAATATGGATCACTCACCAGCATACACATGCGGACAGTAGCGGAGACTCCGCTAGCGTCGAAAGAGACATCAGGGTGGGCTCCCAGGAGTTCATGCACCTTCCTGACGACATCAGGCTCTTTGTCCTCGCGCGACACCAATAGCGTCGCGTCCGCGCCCATCTATTTGGCGAAGTCTAAGCTGACTGTAGCTTCTCTAATATGGATCACTCACCAGCATACACATGCGGACAGTAGCGGAGACTCCGCTAGCGTCAAATGAGACGTCATCGTCTTCCTGACGACATCGGGCTCCTTGTCCTCGCGCGATACAAGCAGTGTGGCGTCCGCGCCCATCTGCTTGGCGAAGTCTAAGCTGACTGTAGCTTCTCTAATATGGATCACTCACCAGCATACACATGCGGACAGTAGCGGAGACTCCACTGGCATCAAATGAGACGTCTGGATGCGCTCCCAGGAGTTCATGCACCTTCCTGACGACATCGGGCTCCTTTTCACGCGACACCAATAGCGTCGCGTCCGCGCCCATCTATCTGACGAAGTCTAAGCTGACTGTAGCATCTCTAATATGGATCACTTACCAGCATACACATGCGGACTGTAGCGGAGACTCCGCTAGCGTCAAATGAGACGTCAGGATGCGCTCCCAGGAGTTCATGCACCTTCCTGACGACATCGGGCTCCTTGTCCTCGCGCGACACCAGTAGCGTCGCGTCCGCGCCCATCTATTTGGCGAAGTCTAAGCTGACTGTAGCTTCTGTAATACGGATCACTCACCAGCATACACATGCGGACGGTAGCGGAGACTCCGCTAGCGTCGAAGGAGACATCAGGGTGGGCTCCCAGGAGTTCATGCACCTTCCTGACGACATCGGGCTCCTTGTCCTCGCGCGACACCAGTAGCGTCGCGTCCGCGCCCATCTATTTGGCGAAGTCTAAGCTGACTGTAGCTTCTGTAATACGGATCACTCACCAGCATACACATGCGGACGGTAGCGGAGACTCCGCTAGCGTCGAAGGAGACATCAGGGTGGGCTCCCAGGAGTTCATGCACCTTCCTGACGACATCGGGCTCCTTGTCCTCGCGCGACACCAGTAGCGTCGCGTCCGCGCCCATCTATTTGGCGAAGTCTAAGCTGACTGTAGCTTCTGTAATACGGATCACTCACCAGCATACACATGCGGACGGTAGCGGAGACTCCGCTAGCGTCGAAGGAGACATCAGGGTGGGCTCCCAGGAGTTCATGCACCTTCCTGACGACATCGGGCTCCTTGTCCTCACGCGACACCAATAGCGTCGCGTCCGCGCCCATCTGCTTGGCGAAGTCTAGGCGGGACTGCAGCACGTCTGGAAGGAACGAAGATTTTTTATTCTTGGATACAATATACATAACCATACAGTTCCTTACTAAATAAAGATTAAGATATTCTGTGCTAATTTCTGGTGGAAAACCAATATTATTCTGAGTTTTTCATAACAGATGTTTTTGCAAATTATGCTCGATTTCAAGGAGTTTGTGCCTGGAAAAGTTTAGGATTAAGTTTTGTTTTGTCATCTTCTATCTTCTTCTTCTGCAGCAGTAGACATAGTGACAGAATTGATACTATTTTAAACTTCGAGTTCCATATTTCAGCTTGATGTTTCAGCTGTGTTATAGAGGCTTGTTGACCACGGCTGTAACTTGTACAGTCAAAATGTCAAGTTATCTACTCAATAATCTATGTCACTTTTCAGACCCATGCTCTCACCAGTGTCGAGTAAAATGAAGTGTAGTATGAATGAAGTCATCACTCACCCGTGACGAGGATCTTGCTAGCGCCCATGGCTCTTGCCGTCATCATGATGAGCAGGCCGATGGGCCCGGCGCCCAGCACCATGACGTCATGGCCGGCCGTCATATTGGAGGAGACCTATGTTCGGCTGTGGGTGCCCTATGGGTGTCCTGTGGCTGTAATGATAACTCACCAGTGTGACGAGGATCTTGCTAGTCCCCATGGCGCGCTCGGTCATCATGATGAGCAGGCCAAGCAGATGACCCTTTAAAGGTTGCGAGGTGATAATGTTGCAGTAACTGGTCAATCTAGAGCCCTATATTCAGCTGTGAGCGACCTGCAGCTGTAATGGTGACGTACCAGTGACGAGGATCTTGCTGCCGCCTGACTAAAAGGCCGAGCAGATGCAGCCCTATGTTCGGCTGTGGACGTCTTGTGCCTGTAATGATGATGCCTCACCAACTTACCCGTGACGAGGATCTTGCTAGCGCCCATGGCTCTTGCCGTCATCATGATGAGCAGGCCGATGGGCCCGGCGCCCAGCACCATGACCCCATGGCCCGCCGTGACGCCGCCGCGGCGGCACGCGTGCACCGCTACTGACAGCGGCTCTAGAAGAGCGCCTTCTTCCATTGTCACGTGGTCGGGGAGTCTGGGGAAATGGTACTAATCAATCATAAGgcaaaggacgaagcacaccaCGTTACGTGTTTAAGTAGGGTGGACGCCTGACTGACCGcgcggcgaaaggcgatacggtgttgatccctttccgggttgataagtgtgtatGACCTTAAGACTTTTATACTGTGCAATTGTCGTTAAAATTGACCATCTAGATCGTGGAGTCTAGGGGAGTGACACCACTGGTCAATCATAAGGCAATCAACGTCTTGACATAAATACTGCGAAACCGACGTTGAAAACTAGTCCCATTCCCCATAGACATGAGCGAAGTACACAAAACGAACGAAACTTTCATAAATAAGCATTCGTGAAGGTTCAATTCCAAAATCGCTTGGTCAAGGCACTTTGAATTTAAATGCTAGTTGCAGTTGATTATAAGATTAATCCCATTTCTCATTCCTACCCTAAAAATTTACAGCTTCAACCAAAATACGTCCTCTgcttgacaaaggcctcccccaaggattaccAATACAAAATTTCGCTTTCGACTTTTCTTCTTCAATACAACCAAACCACTTgacagcaaaaaaaaaaacactgaaaattaatattatgtttgcCAGTTGTTTACGTACTTGTAGCAGAAGTCAGCGGCGTGCTTGTAGTACCGCACCAAGTTGCCGTGGTAGGGCGGCGTGGCGCAAAACTGCATGTCCGGACACAGGTGGTAGCGGCCCGTCTTGCAGAACTCGCAGTACCGGCATGGCACGCCCGGCTCGATGGCCACGCGGTCGCCCACTTTAAGGGTCTTCACTTTGGCGCCGAGCTGGAAACATAAAACTACAGTTACTTATTTCTAAAATACAGCCTAAagccttaggcctcagcctcgagtttagcgggcagcggggcgggagcggcggcggcacgggagcggcaggatcttatgcgtaaaatcaaatagcccggttctcgaaaacagcggcgcggcagcggcgcgggagcgggcaacgagcaggcagcggcgcgggagcgggcaacgagcgggcagcgcactccttttGTCCACATTAAATCGAGCGTTAGAAATAaagaatcgaaataaaattgtcgccgttgttcagacatttcgtttgcgaataaaaacaaatatctcgacaacacaaccccgaacacaacacttcgccgctaaagcgccgcgcgagctgcccgcttgtttcgagaacgggtctgcgttgcccgcccagCTCCCGCGCCGttgccgctcccgccccgctgcccgctacactcgaggctgaggccttaaggGCGTTCTATCCGGCCCGGCGCGGTGCCGGTTTCTTTCCTTTccgtttattcccgatgtcccccactatttgtccaccactggtggacatcgagaaaaaaagttgcaatgtccaccagtgggggacagcgctactgaaatcttcccgttgggccctactggtggacactgagaagaaatgagttgctctgtccctcagtggtggacatcaaaaccaaaaaagttccgttgtcctccactattatatttgtgttcatgaatacaaacattttaagtaaatcttatactaataattataatacatacatttttaaagcatttttattatagtttaaaaCAATCCTTAATTTATACTGACGCCCCTAGGAAGTGTGCGTTAATCGGAAcggttttgtcatttttaattttacaagtACCCACAATGTTCATGTTATCAGAAATTATTGTGTCGGTAATGTTACTATTTTGCACTtattatctgtaataatgtCGGAAATTGCAGGATCTCACGTTCACGACAAATTGAAAAAGTTTACATAAATAGGAAAGGTGGGATGTTAAAAAACTGAGAATTATATTTGATacgaattaaaaaatatattttttaataatcacgaaaacaaaacaaatagtgggggacaacggaacttttttggttttgatgtccaccactgagggacagagcaactcatttcttctcagtgtccaccagtagggcccaacgggaagatttcagtagcgctgtcccccactggtggacattgcaactttttttctcgatgtccaccagtggtggacaaatagtgggggacatcgggaataaacgTCTACAACACGTCTGGCCAGCGTTTAGAGTGtaggcaaatggaagatttgtCTCATGGTAAATTAGAGGCTATCCTCGACTAGATAATGAAGGGCACAAGGGATAGAAGTTACCTTGCTCCGCACGCGGTGGAAAACCCGCTTTATGATTTCAATTGTCTAGACTATGAAACAGTAAACAAGTGACATAGGTTGCTGTTCCATAAAAAAATCTTGCAAGTCATAATAATGTGAATGTGAacgtttaaataaaaacatagcTATCTACAAAAATATGCCAGATTTTAGTTTAGCAATTTCTATTTTCGGAAATCATTGTTGTCGGACATGTATGTTTTTCATTTTGTCTCGCTATTATCTTCCGATTCGTTACTTTTAAGCGATATGCGACTAAAATGGATACCCATAACTATTTAAAATCTAGTGTGGCACTGAGATAAAAGAATTCAGAgttgaataaattataattatggtTATAAAGCATTATTTACGCGAGTTATTTAGATAAAAGCCGGTTGCGAACCGGCCCCTAAGCTGTCTCCTATCAACACGCTTGTGACGTCGCGACAGTGAAGTTCAAGGCGACTCCGACGCAAATAGCCGCGGGCGTGTCCTAtacagtcgatagcacatcatgctatacagggtggaattctgtaatgccacctgaatgGAAAGTACTCTTACttttttagtaaatttattcaaaaagtacatactaaattttactcacagaaaacattcctttatttttgaaaagaaagagaactgcattcagattttcaaaaattcaccaccactatcattttttttttgtaaataataaaaataatttaagatttcatggttttccttttatttgatttatcaagtttgttagagagattacATTGTTATGCTTGACCCTAACGATTTATGCagtaaaaatacagggtgtaatttttaacagattttagttggttctaTTCCCAGTTGTGGCAatcaaatttttggaaatctttgaatgcagttctattttttaaaataaaggaatgttttctttcagtaaaattttctatctacagtattaattaaaagtactttccctccaggtggttttacaaaattccaccctgtataattttttcttataaaataacACCTATCACAACCGCATAAGACGCCAGTGTTTAGTTTGATATGACGTCATTCGCTGGCACTGTGGATAGTTTACTACGGTTGTGTACAAACACACTGA
The Ostrinia nubilalis chromosome 16, ilOstNubi1.1, whole genome shotgun sequence DNA segment above includes these coding regions:
- the LOC135079448 gene encoding sorbitol dehydrogenase-like translates to MAQDNLTAMLYKPKDMQLIQTPIPQIADDEVLLRMDCVGICGSDVHYWQSGACGHFLLKEPMIMGHEASGVVAKLGAKVKTLKVGDRVAIEPGVPCRYCEFCKTGRYHLCPDMQFCATPPYHGNLVRYYKHAADFCYKLPDHVTMEEGALLEPLSVAVHACRRGGVTAGHGVMVLGAGPIGLLIMMTARAMGASKILVTDVLQSRLDFAKQMGADATLLVSREDKEPDVVRKVHELLGAHPDVSFDASGVSATVRMCMLATKSGGVAVLVGMGSPEQTVPLAGALAREVDVRGIFRYVNEYPIALSMVANGQLNVKPLVTHHFSMEETLAAYEVARQGQGIKVMIHVQPRDANNPNKF